In Bradyrhizobium erythrophlei, a single genomic region encodes these proteins:
- a CDS encoding sigma-70 family RNA polymerase sigma factor, translating into MQNVVAINAAARQGILAAQATSDESLLESIAEGGRTAMHILYSRHHVRVYRFILRMVRDATTAEDLASQVFLDVWRTANQFQGRSQVSTWLLSIARFKALTALRQRRHEDLDQEEMLEIPDDADTPEACLDRSSTSAILRACVAKLSPAHREIINLVYYHEKSVEEVGNIIGIPQSTVKTRMFYARRQLADLLKVAGIEGLAA; encoded by the coding sequence ATGCAAAACGTCGTAGCCATCAATGCAGCAGCTCGCCAGGGCATCCTTGCCGCTCAAGCGACCTCCGACGAATCGCTGCTTGAGAGCATTGCCGAGGGCGGACGCACCGCGATGCATATCCTCTATTCCCGTCACCACGTGCGGGTTTATCGTTTCATCCTGCGGATGGTGCGGGACGCTACGACGGCCGAGGATCTGGCCAGTCAGGTATTCCTCGACGTGTGGCGAACCGCAAACCAGTTCCAGGGGCGTTCGCAAGTATCGACCTGGCTGCTGTCGATCGCTCGCTTCAAGGCCCTGACCGCCTTGCGTCAACGCCGGCACGAGGACCTCGACCAGGAGGAAATGCTGGAGATCCCCGACGACGCCGACACGCCGGAAGCCTGTCTCGACCGCTCCAGCACCAGCGCGATCTTGCGCGCCTGCGTCGCCAAGCTGTCGCCGGCGCATCGCGAGATCATCAACCTCGTCTACTACCACGAGAAGTCGGTCGAGGAAGTGGGCAACATCATCGGCATTCCCCAAAGCACGGTGAAGACCCGGATGTTCTATGCCCGCAGGCAGCTCGCCGATTTGCTCAAGGTTGCCGGCATCGAGGGCCTGGCCGCCTGA
- a CDS encoding L,D-transpeptidase — MTKIRHLICMTMAAAGLMLSASVSFAQQPDRGDEPGLIADDGYQLDPEWQKQMVYFRTTEPPGTIIISTAERHLYLVQPGGRALRYGIGVGRDGFQWQGLLSITRKAEWPDWVPPPEMIERQPYLPRFMAGGPGNPLGARAMYLGGTVYRIHGTNRPDTIGTKISSGCFRLVNADVADLYDRVPVGTKVVVRQKPEL, encoded by the coding sequence ATGACAAAAATCCGTCACCTGATCTGCATGACGATGGCAGCCGCAGGCCTGATGCTTTCGGCCTCGGTCAGCTTTGCGCAGCAGCCCGACCGGGGCGACGAGCCAGGACTGATCGCTGACGACGGCTACCAGCTCGATCCCGAATGGCAGAAGCAGATGGTGTATTTCCGCACCACGGAGCCGCCGGGCACTATCATCATCTCGACCGCCGAACGTCATCTTTATCTGGTCCAGCCGGGCGGCCGCGCATTGCGCTACGGCATCGGCGTCGGCCGCGACGGCTTTCAGTGGCAGGGCTTGTTGAGCATTACCCGCAAGGCGGAATGGCCGGATTGGGTGCCGCCGCCGGAAATGATCGAGCGCCAGCCCTATCTGCCGCGCTTCATGGCCGGCGGTCCCGGCAATCCGCTTGGCGCCCGCGCCATGTATCTCGGCGGCACGGTCTATCGCATTCACGGCACCAACCGCCCGGACACCATCGGCACCAAGATTTCGTCCGGCTGCTTCCGCCTGGTCAATGCCGACGTTGCCGATCTCTATGACCGGGTGCCGGTAGGGACCAAGGTCGTCGTACGGCAAAAGCCGGAACTGTAA
- a CDS encoding thioesterase domain-containing protein, translating into MLSFFRVTFRWASAALLVALSVVDVSPASAATAVHKKVYLLRGLTNVLSPGIDQLNEELHRRNVDVTIANHAFSDSLASEAIEGCKSGRFGSIVLVGHSLGASAAASMAEQLQRAGLHVALIVTIDPVTKIVVPSNVHLLRNYFLSSGVGTVVERSGQFHGTLQNVDMGKSEYGHVSLTTAPVVQNQALRDILTANSSCR; encoded by the coding sequence ATGCTTTCTTTTTTTCGTGTGACGTTTCGATGGGCAAGCGCGGCGCTGCTTGTCGCTTTGTCGGTGGTTGACGTATCTCCGGCCTCGGCGGCGACGGCCGTGCACAAGAAGGTGTACCTGCTGCGCGGTTTGACCAACGTGCTGTCACCCGGGATCGACCAGCTCAACGAGGAACTGCATCGGCGAAACGTCGACGTCACGATCGCCAATCATGCGTTTTCGGATTCGCTGGCCTCTGAGGCCATCGAGGGCTGCAAGAGCGGGCGCTTCGGTTCGATCGTGCTGGTCGGCCACTCGCTGGGCGCCAGCGCAGCCGCCAGCATGGCGGAGCAATTGCAAAGAGCCGGCCTTCACGTCGCGTTGATCGTGACGATCGACCCCGTCACCAAGATCGTTGTACCGAGCAACGTGCATCTGTTGAGAAACTACTTCCTTTCCAGTGGAGTCGGGACAGTGGTGGAGCGCAGTGGCCAATTCCACGGCACGCTGCAGAACGTCGATATGGGAAAATCCGAATATGGACACGTCTCGCTGACGACCGCCCCGGTCGTTCAGAACCAGGCGTTGCGGGATATCCTCACCGCCAATTCGAGCTGCCGCTGA